In Thunnus thynnus chromosome 17, fThuThy2.1, whole genome shotgun sequence, the genomic window tgaagacaaagagaaaattaaataaagtccaaaccatgaatctctgctgtgtttaaatgtacacAGTggtaactgcttatagtgatcacagatacagtgatcagctgctcatatggatcaaaaagctctgagACAGAATCAGTCATATACAACACTTTACTTCAATGATAagcggctgctgctgcctgaACACTGAAATCATGACGGACGAACGTCGTCTTCTCTAAGTTTCTGACAATAAAAGGGAAAGAAATTCAAGCAAAATTCACTGCTATCTTCACCTGTTCTGCCACCGAGGAAAATAAGGAACTTGTCACCTGCAAAAGTcaaaacctgctgcttcaaaaatgtacacaatgtgtttgaaacagctgtactgtattttgtcagtcaataaaattcagtatcgttatattcatgtaggctaataaatatacaaatgtcaattagatggtattctgcatgagaaattaagaaaagaaaaggttatgatattatagtgatatttgagctggacagacgtgatcactaagtggtttccactgtacttatatccttctccagtttctttatCTCCAACTGCAAGTTAATGTTTAACTTTCATTGACGCTTGTTAATggacattttgtgaaagagaaaatgtgtcaaagagtttGATAATGTTGGTAAGTTGGTTCTCTTAAGTTGCCGACACCATAGTTATAAacatacatctgatattatctagTCTTCtgataatatgaataataatgatgaatgctaatttattaacaaataaagataaaaccatgaacAGGGACAAACGCTGCTCTTCACTTTCCTCACACAGACTCATCAAACCAACCTTCAAGTAATACGTTCactcctctaacctttaggccatcaCTACCTGCCCacagatttatatttaatctgtcatcaatTTGTGCCAAGTCGtctccttcaccttgttaattgcagcagttttgcccttttttGGTGAAAAGTCCTTTATATCCTTCATATGGTTTCATCAGCAAACAGTAGATCCTCTGAACCTGTGCTGGACATTGCTCTGCATCTTTACAAGAAGTCACGTGACTCACAGAAACTGAGCAACAGTATAAAGTCTGATGCAGGAAAAACTCTTCAGCAGTGAGACGAAGGAACAAACTCAGAGCCTGAACTCAGTCTCAGTCtctggtttttaaaaaagaaactttacTTAAACACAACAGGAAAAGTTTTTGGACTCAGATTCTCTCCAAACAGGTCAGAAACGTTTAttcttctattttctattttttcatccagCTGCAGATCTTGATGTAAATATCCTAATCTATACTATGAAAAAGTGTGAACAGCTCTCTGTGCACACTCGGACCACATGGATTGTGATTCTGCAGGTTGGTTTTGAAGATCTTTTGTGCATTTAAACGTTGATAAAATAGCAGAGGCACTTGCGCCCATCGTGTTGATTTAAagtaaggtgtggtcaggcgcacTGGTGCGCATTTCTATCTTGAGGTAGCAGAGAGcgattgaccaacaaaaacctggtctacAGTCAATGTCGCAGTGTTTCTATGTTATTTTAAGGAGCATTATCAAGATGCGGCTGCATAACATCCACTCTgcctgttacacacacaggacgcgCAGCggcgcacaaacatgcaaaatgtaacaaataaaaggattacaatgtgaaaggttaaattattgtgtttattgatgtatttttaaaaaatacatgtcgtgatgcttagtcataatatttatcagaatttaCTAATTGCAGTAATGAcggattaaattgtttaattatttgaccgAATCGTTGCAAAAcacgtaggtatttaaacaaCGGATCAAACACAGATCAATTTTCCTGCTACAttaatacatgatgacatgaggaacacatgaggaaataaatgaggtgaaaacaatgattcaactaacgaaggaaataaatctgcacagcttctagctgctgccagcagcaggatcagataactgtgttaatgattcttcacatgattaaaattaatgatttaatttttgaacaatatttaacaaatattctttaacatttttgagtacagtgatcaggtttatatactttcagcaattaaaaccctgctgatttgacctgttactccatgactaaacaaaacgattttaaagaaaccaaagctgtaataaaataataaaccttttcaaaaaccaaacgaagATAAATTTTcgacaaattaatgaacaggaccttaaactggtggtctggggccacgggagggtccaggagcagcagtgtgctcgttatggatccgtttcctctgcagagaagcttcCTTCGTACTACTCGGCAAATGCGccgtcataatagcaatccgccaaggtgcaagcacacctggctcctaaagggaatgggagatgacactctgattggtttattgcatgttacgccgaaaacacacccatgattaattaggagactaaggacaacccctttgaaccatgcgcctggcgcAGCGACCATTTTTCCGCCGTTAAAATACACACCCTCAATGCAATTCAGACCATGcactttagatcgttaaaatagggcccgATATCTCTAGTACAGGAACACTGCAGCTCTACTACATTCATTTGTCCTCTCTGTGTCACACCCTGCCAGgactttctgttgtgtttggactctttgttttttgttcgtTTGGGTTTTCTGTGTTACACTTGTGTTGCctggggcctgtttcagaaagcaggttcagcaaactctgagtctaaccctgaactctgagttgatgaacccTGATgagaaactcagagttttctgtttcagaacagctgatcaaagtttgttcaatcaactctgagtatgttcactctgagttGAGCTCATgtatgatgaataaaaaaagccatcatcaatggAGCTCTGATACTACGAGTCaccattttaatccagtggatgTAGAGATATGAATACATGTGTATGAGGACgctgcacatttatctttaaaaaagagCCTGAGTCAGAGCGGGAAAAGTGTTGATAAGTTTATATATGGGACACACCTGGCCCAGGTGTGTCccatatataaagtcagaagCAGCCGGTtcagctcctctcttctctcctccacacatTCCTGTGTTGCTTTTggttctgtttcttttgtttcactatacaacacccacacagcataCATTCACTCATCCACTCCCTACATGACTGATTTTACAGACTAACCCTACCTATTGTtatcttttgtctgttttgagtACTTTGTGTTAAATAAATTTACTTTTTGATTATGTTCTCACGCTGCCCAAACAATTCTCACACCAAAACACTGCGACAACAACAGAGATGAACAGTCAGAATATATATAATAGTTTGTGTAGAGTGATGGTTAAActaagcaatatttttttttagttatacACAGGGCTGTAATGGAGGCTAAACGCCAATTAGCCACCTCTCAAATTCTGGAAAGCGTTCAAGCAGACATCCCTTTACAGCTGTTAAAGGCTCAGACCTTCTTCCTACCGCAGCTTCTGTTTTATCTTCCAGGAGCACTCGTTTTGTTTTCCGATTTAACTTTGTATCCTTGTATGAGACACAGAGACCGACAATCCACCGCCCACTCCTGCTGCGCTGGTGTTTTAATCAAACAAACCCTCCGCGCTGAAGCAGACTGGAGCCGCTTTCATGGGACAGAcgaatgaatcagagttcagagcATCGTGTATGACTGACTGCAACTGACGtgcagcatcaaataataatgtcagaaaaGGGAGCACAAAGTAAGTAGCTAGCAAAACTCTTCAGCAAAAAGTGGAGCtgaagttttttaaattgacattagtgttTTAACCAtccagtttatctgctgctgcttgactgctgatgcatccccactgtgtgttttgtccacaatttctgtaattaaaaccatacaagttaaagtttGATGCTTGATGCTCACTCAGATCTTCAAAGGaaggctttttatattttcagagtgagtgaaggaatcaggagagaggagacggaAGTAaggaagaattgcaggatgtaatagtgttgaaaggaaaacaaggagaaagtaaagaactgattcaagattgacataaaaagtttaaagagggaagagaaacacatagaagcagcccagaAGTCATCTGATAgagagacatgaacacattcaaagcaggaaaactggtGAGGAAATTATAGctgtatctagatgaattactgttctggtaaatatttttaaatgcagaatCTGTTATCCAAATATAAAGACATCCCAACAAACTAAAGTCAAAGACTGAAACCTGCtattaaatgacatttcagtCGGGCTGAATGCAGTGATTGGACGGGATTATTACAGGCCTGCAACGGTCACAGATACTGgattttcatttgattcattgatgGCTGTCGGGATGGACAGAGAATTccaacaaatataataaaaatgcttctaaaataCATTAGATACCTTAGCTTTAAGGTGAGCCTATTTTTAATTCAGATTGTATTGGCTGCATTAGATATTGTAATGATATGACAAATTAGTAGACAGATTTACTTCATGGTTAGTGCGGCACCcatgaaaaaaatagtgaaaaacactgatgtacGTATttggctgtgtgagtgtgtgtgttaacccTTGTTATTGCCTTTTAACTTGtgaacattcaaataaatgtagttttgaTATCAGGAACAACACGTTTGACTTTCATTTGTGAATGAACTTTTGCGTCCTTTATTGGATTAGTGTATGTCTACTATTGTGGTGTAGTCAGGCTATATCCTGAAATCTGAGACCTAGGCTCCTGCTCCCACCACATATGTAAACTGCATACtgcgtgctaaccaagctagcagctagcgctatggtcggctccaccctctcgtccaaatatggtcacttctggctcaaaaatcaaacatggcgacggccaaatcGCTAAACTCAAGGATTCAAAACGGCAGTTCACAAACCAaggggtgacgtcacggtgactacgttCATATTTTTTTAGTCTCTGAATGTACcccacatatacacatacatacatatggattcttatttgtttcattgttgttgttttgttactgtcttatttatttgctaatgttgtgtttctgtattaGTTGATCACTTTGAATTCTCAGTATGAAAATTGTTAATGTATTATAAATCATTACTACTTGTTActagtattttgttttgttttccttaaaGGAGTTTGGGAGGGTGAGGAGATGATATAATGTGGTTTGGgttgtactgtatttgttttacttttatgaatcctggtcttcatcagcaaatattgctcagttgtcatgaagatggatgattaataataattcaaagTGTCCTCTACTCcgctggttcccaacctgggggtcccGACCCCCACTAGGGGTCACCAAGCCTGTACTGTTCTGAACTGAATATAATTCGAAAGGTCCATAATATGTCAGTTCCTCAGGGGTCGTCAGTTTAAAGGTAAAATAGGGGTCTCTGAGGgtaaaaggttgggaaccactgctctaatGCATCCTCTAACTTTCTTCTTTCAGCTTCCTGTTGATCACACTGCTGAGGTTTTCTGCTCTCTGGTTGGAGGACCTCCATCATGGCCACAGCTGACCAGCTGCTGGAGCTGATTTTCTCCTGGATCGAGCAGAGGGAGCGCTGTGCAGAGAAGCTACGGAAACTGGCCAGAGAGCTGGAGTCACTCAGGAAGAAATGTAACGGCAGTGAATGTTTTGGCAGTTCAGTGTCAGTGGCGGGAGCTGCATGTCTGATCGGGGCCGGCGTGGCCACTTTGTTCACCGGCGGAGCTGCGGCTCCAGCTTTAGGTTTGTTAGGAGGATTGTCTTCTGGTGTCGGTCTCACCGTCTCTCTGGCTACTAAACTCACTGAGCACCTTATATCCAGCGACACCATGAAAGATGCACAGAAGATAGAACAGAAGAGCAACGACATTGGAGAAACAATCCAGCGACTGTTGGAGAAACTGAAGGCGGAGAAGAGGGGAGTGAGCTTCTTCACAGACCCAGATGAACTGGACCAACATGTCATGACTGAAATTCTGAGAGCCATGGCGAGAAGAAGTGGACTGCAGTGGCCGATCAACATCAGCTCATTTGGAGATGGTTGGGGGGGGGCGAGAGGGTTTACTGGCCTGTATTCACAGGTCGACCCAACCTTAATCATGCCTTACGTCATAATTGCAGTCtacaaagttttaaaatgtttctcatATCAAGCTGAAGGGAAAGCATCCATATGTTTGATTGCTAAAATAACTGAACAACTCATCAAAACAGTGTCATTGGCtggatttaaaacatttcttaaagGAGGCCTGGTAAGATTATTTAACTATACACATATGACACAGACAATCACACATAATTATCTTTTAtaataacatgtcaaaatgttgttATTAATAGATTGTTAATTATTgacttaatgtttttattcaataTATGTTTGATAAATGTGCATTTGCTTCATGTCATAAGACTGAAAATTAATGTATTGATCTCCTTCCATTGACCATCAGGCTGTGGGAGGAGCTGTTGGAATGGTGTTTGCACTTTCACATGTGATTGAAGACATGATCGAGAAGAATCATGTGACTGAGGCGAGCCAATCACTGAGAAACACAGCTGACGCAATCTTAGAGATGAACCGGACACTGAGGAAACAGCTTGACGACATCAAGTatgatgttttctgtgaaaTACATTAAAGTGATTCTGTAGGTTTAAAAGGTGTCAGTAAACAGTTTGTAATTTCCTCATTTAGAAAGAACAGCAGCTGCAGTAAGTTTGGATTCATGTTAGATAAAAAACTCCAAACCAAAACATCCAAAGAAACATGTGTAAACCACAACTGCAGTATAATTCTCTTCACTGTATAATCTATAATCCTCTATATCATCTCCATCCATGATGCTCCAAGTGTTTGCCAACAGTGAACTGTTAGGAACATACTGATCATGCAGATGACAGGGTTGAAGCAGGTTATGTCACAGCAGCTTGAAGCCGAATCATCATGAAAAAGAGACATTAGAATCAGAGAACAGCACCAAACACTCCAGCAACCAATCACCACCCCACTAAGAATGTCTTAGAAACCTCCTGCCAGGTTCAGACTACACGATATCAGCTCAATGCCAACTCCACCCAACAGACATCGGGCATCAGGACTGAAAAAGGGCATCAGGGAGGACAATATAAGTAGTGTATCATAGTGGACGACAACTGATGCCACATCTGGAACGTCCCAACAAAAAGACAAGTCCGAATTTCTTCACTATCCTTCACCTTGTTGAGCAACTTGTTGCTGGTACTGCTCATGCTGGGAGGTGGAACTGTGAAACAGAGGAAAGCTTTCAGGCAGAGTTCAGCACAGATATTAGCTTCTATGGAAACACGAGCGGATGGAAAGAGGAGACTCACTACTCACCTAGGAATGTGCTATAAATCTttttcatacatacagtaagacAGTCCCCTCTGAGACAGCACAGACATACACCAGCCAAGAGATAAGTACAGAAATGagtaataaatgataaattttaatgtttcattttaatttacttcAACACTGGCACCTCCTTCTGTCAGATCGGTCGGGTACCAACATGCAGTCTGACTTTTCGCTCTATAATTGTCTAATTTGACACAGTGACATCTTatcagtcaaaaatattgtgcGGTCTGAACCTGGCATTAGCAATCAATCATGGCACCCTTCCATACTCCTTGGTCATTAAACCACACACCATAGTAACCATCTAACAACAAAGTGACTCTTGCATCTGCAGAGCAACATGTTGAAGTAGCAGCAACTCCAAACCCTCCTGCAACTCTTACAACTCAGCAGTTGACCAATTATCACCTTACCAGAACCCTAAACTGAACACCACAGACATCACCTAGCAGTGCACAAAACACCAGCCAGATGACTTTAGCAAAAGCAGAGAAACATACTGTAGTAATGACTCAAAACATCACAGCAACCAACAAACCTTAGCAACCACATACAGTAGCTCCCAGCAAGTTTTAGCTGTGATCTACAAACAATCCTCAAAACTGCTTAGCCTAAGACTTTTTAAGAATTATTCAGTTCACAATTATTTCTTCTGAAATCTAATTTCAAAGTAAATCTAGTTGGCTTTGGTGTTTCAACATTGCTACCATCGATGTTGGTGTTTTTAAATCATTCTGACTGTATCTTCACTGTCGTTGTTCACAGGAGGATGCTTGAAGAGATGGAGAAACGAGAACAAGAGGAACAGCTTCGCAGAGAGTTCGCCagaaaacaagaagaggaaCAGCATCGCAGAGAGGTCGCCagaaaacaagaagaggaaCAGCATCGCAGAGAGGTCGCCAGAAAACCAGAAGAGGAACAGCCTCGCAGAAAGATCGCCAGAAGACAGCAAGAGGAACAGCTTCGCAGAAAGATCGCCAGAAAACCAGAAGAGGAACAGCTTCGCAGATATGATGATCGAGGGGATGAGGAGAGTGAtagtgaggaggaagagagtgatCGAGGGGATGAGGAGAGTGATAgtgaggaagagacagaggaagaggaaaacaagCAGAGTGGcggaaagcaaaagaaaaagctgGTTGTGTTGATCAAAACCAGAAAAAGTGACAGTAATGAAGAAAACAATCACAAGTTTGAGACCAACCCAAGTCCTCCTGGATCAATAAGGATGGGGCTGCTCAATGTTCAGTCACtgacagcaaaaacagaaaaaatcaaAGAGCTCATAACACAAAACAGCTTGGACGTCTTTCTCCCAACTGAGACATGGTTAAAAAGGAAAGGTGGAGATCACGTTCTCAGAGCAGCTTCACCGGAAAATTTCAGTTCCGTTCATCAGGTGAGGGCAACTCGAAACACTTTCAATGTCAACCAGGTGAGGAAATCTCGAGGGGGAGGGGTAGCGATTCAGTATTCACAGGTGTTACAGggtgaaaaaataaaacgaACAAAAAAAGCCCCAGATACCTTTGAATATGttgctgcagagctgcaacatGGTGAGTGGGGCCAACCTGTCCTGCTCATCAATGTGTATCGCCCACCGGGTAACTTGAACAGCTTGACCCAGTTCCACCGATTCCTGGAAGAGTTTGAAAGTCTTTTGGATGAAGCTTCTGCACGTTACAACAGCATCATCATTACTGGCGACTTCAATATCCATGTTGAGAATGAAATGTTGAGCTCAACTACTGAGTTTCGACAGCTTTTGGAAAAGAAGAATCTTGTTCAGCATGTAGAGGAGCCGACACACCGGAGTGATCACTTTCTGGATCTGGTCATCACCAGGAATGTTGAAATCTCTGATCTCACTGTCCAGGATGACGGGATATCAGATCATTACACCGTCATTTTCAATGCAGAGCCGGTGTCAAAAGAAACAGATGACGAAGAGAGCACAAAACGATACAAGAGGAAAGAGGAATAGAAAATGTCGTGTTATAAAAGATGGTGCAGATTCAACTGCATAATTTGACTCAACAGAATTACATCTATTAATTTCAATTCATGAACAAACAgttcaaaatgttaagtgaaaGTCATATATTTCCTTATGTAGCTATGACAGATCTTTACAATCATTAACCAACTGCAACTTAAAATAGTGCAGTTTGAAAGGCCAAAACGGAAACAggacaaacaaatatttatctttattctttCAAATTGAgctaaaaataaactgaaacatgtttctaaaagaagaaaatgtattcaaatgagtaagaaaaaaggaaaccctgaaatatttgaaaaagtaaaaattagaAATGCAACATAAAAAGGTCAAAGCTCCACCAACGCTTCAGTGTAACAAACATCTTTATTGTGAAACCAACATGTTTTGTCTCcgattaaataaacaaacttcagacttttttccttctctgcaGTTTGGAAGCAGGTGAAGTTTGGCCAGAAACCCAAACTCTAAAACatgcaatgtaaaaatgtttggaGTCACTGCAGTAAGACTAATAAAATCCTGAACAGCAGCCACCAGATTCATATGAACACTAGCCAAGAATTAAATGTACAGATTAGATGTGCATGTTCAAATGGTGTCTAAAGTTATTGtttaacaaaagacaaataatagaaTTAAACAACTTTACAGAAGTAAAtaactttaacatttttgaaagcAACAACACTTCACATATGTATATAGTaaattttgaccaaaaaaaagtaCAGAACTGTACAAGAGTTTTAGATGTGTAGCCTGTCTACACTCTATATTATGTAGATGGGGCCCTGAGTTCTTCATCCTAATTTCCTTTGTTATATTATCTCTGattcatttaatgtttttagctTGGGTCACTTTGGAAATCCTATACCTCTTGAATATAACTTATTGTGAGACCACAGTGTAACAAACAATTGAGTGTACTATCCCTTTAACACAGTACAAGACCACACTCTAATATAAGTTGGTATATAGTATGAAGGCTATATAGCTTTTAATctctgaaataataaacacactcagaaaccatttaaaattaGAAGTAATAATTTCCTCCTTTTAATTCTAaagcaaaattaaatgaaaataacattaaattaaataccaGGAGTGTTCACTGCTTTTGTTTCACAAGTCACACAGTAGTTTTCCCTTTTTACCTTTCCAACtttaaattatatgttttaactTGTCCACTGAATTATTTTAGTGACCTTACTCActtacttttatatatatatatatatatatatatatatatatatatatatatatatttttttatatatatatatattgtaaacATCAAGGCATAAACAgatactttgttttttgttttaacagttttgaaGGTGgagttaaatttaaaaaatgtacgtAATTATCAGGAAAATCcaaacatgtatttttgtatttggttATATTTGTATATGCACTATCTTACTGTCAGTGACTACGTtcacatgcacactaatattccactattattccgAATATGACAGTGTTCAGAATTTGATAcgggtcatgtaaacagcatattctgtTTGGATGTTCCGAATTAGGCCTTATTCCAAATGTCgcattttctgattaataaATGTGTGATATACTCGTTAATcaggttttaggagcattctttggacatgtatacagcaCATTCAGAATGCGCATCATAACTGGGgttttactgtagttttacCTGTTTATGTTCAGCTCTGTGGGATATGTGGGATTCAAGAATAGGGAAAACTGAAGTATGCACCACTGCTTTCATTAgacatgtaaacagcttagtaggaatattttgtgcatgtaaacgcgGTCATTGCAAACACTGATGAgtgaaaatgatgttttctgtaATTTATCACTTATATTAATGTTCTTGAATGTGTAAACCAGTTTAAATTCTGAGATTTGATTTGGATGCTGTTCACACAGAAATTTGTCACTGGTGTTTAAGTATTTAGTCACTGATCATTTCGTTACTCACTTTCTTTACTCACTGTGATCATTTCTTTACtcataataaagtaataaatatgttttatgagtTTTGGTTCTTCATACTGTGTGTAATAATCACTTCATCAGTGAGTGTCGTCTGCTGCTCAAACACCAGATGGCAGCAGAGGTCAGTCTGTCAACCACAGACCATCACAGACTAAACAACAGTTATAAAGTCATATAATGTATGTCACttctataatataataataatcaaatttaaaaaaccaGTAAAACTGcattgtgattttgtgtttggGACTAATTTACAGGAGACGAGGTCACACATACTCTGTACTGCACTGTGAGGACATGACCTCTGTGATGCACTGTAATCTAATACTGATTATATATCTAATACGGTTTGACAGAATGTGTCTGATAGAAATaacacaaatagaaaatgtaaatatttattactGAAGGGACAGAACAGACATGATGTAGCAATACAAACTGGTATAAATCATCTGCTCAGTTAGTGAAATAATAACTGAGACTGCAGCTGTATATTTTTCCCAGTGGAGCTCAAATGCACTTGGAAcagaaataattacattattgtgtgattgctggaaATAATCatgttcttctcactctttattcttattccgtcTTCCGTACGTTTTTTGCCgtgtttcaactgctgcatactttgtgctataaaaaccattcaactgtcaatctgtgcaactcattcagcagatgtgtgcttgtatttttctgaaatgtaacatgtttcagtgattttatataattttttaaaacattaatgtttataatggcagtctatggaaCCAACCGTCGGactgagttggaaccttggtcactttgacactcaactgttCGGAAGTCCCTTATCCTACAGACTCtctcttttgtagtttttcagcaatttaagcccaaagtcagggggttttcagactttttcaggtctcaccagtgtgtcatgtgatcaggcacagtggagagcacagataattttagaccagaaatgcttttctaaactgctgtcactctcacaattttaactcctcaagcacatatcttgcctcactatgttgccacaagcctcctctctctcaaaatgtaaatacatttcacataggacttatagtttttgagatctgaaccttaattgatagagtccctgtcatgttttcattgactgcaatacagtctgcaggatgtgtgtctcctttcactgcagtttcttaaacttacagattctctcttccttcaaacactttttacacatatcattcattctcatgttaaactagtcttgctttcactaatgatgtacagatctctgggcttcaagctctggtttgagacaaatacatt contains:
- the LOC137168287 gene encoding uncharacterized protein; its protein translation is MATADQLLELIFSWIEQRERCAEKLRKLARELESLRKKCNGSECFGSSVSVAGAACLIGAGVATLFTGGAAAPALGLLGGLSSGVGLTVSLATKLTEHLISSDTMKDAQKIEQKSNDIGETIQRLLEKLKAEKRGVSFFTDPDELDQHVMTEILRAMARRSGLQWPINISSFGDGWGGARGFTGLYSQVDPTLIMPYVIIAVYKVLKCFSYQAEGKASICLIAKITEQLIKTVSLAGFKTFLKGGLAVGGAVGMVFALSHVIEDMIEKNHVTEASQSLRNTADAILEMNRTLRKQLDDIKRMLEEMEKREQEEQLRREFARKQEEEQHRREVARKQEEEQHRREVARKPEEEQPRRKIARRQQEEQLRRKIARKPEEEQLRRYDDRGDEESDSEEEESDRGDEESDSEEETEEEENKQSGGKQKKKLVVLIKTRKSDSNEENNHKFETNPSPPGSIRMGLLNVQSLTAKTEKIKELITQNSLDVFLPTETWLKRKGGDHVLRAASPENFSSVHQVRATRNTFNVNQVRKSRGGGVAIQYSQVLQGEKIKRTKKAPDTFEYVAAELQHGEWGQPVLLINVYRPPGNLNSLTQFHRFLEEFESLLDEASARYNSIIITGDFNIHVENEMLSSTTEFRQLLEKKNLVQHVEEPTHRSDHFLDLVITRNVEISDLTVQDDGISDHYTVIFNAEPVSKETDDEESTKRYKRKEE